The following coding sequences are from one Lolium rigidum isolate FL_2022 chromosome 6, APGP_CSIRO_Lrig_0.1, whole genome shotgun sequence window:
- the LOC124663862 gene encoding uncharacterized protein LOC124663862 — protein MAPPPSWIILGNVARVSGMDAGADDLPPGADLALALAVPPRVTLLTVPQRVSPDPDQYPMVLSLDPSGLILLSMPPPSSPRPSSPDGQTPSSLSASSSDDSDGEEVTLNITDIAPRPPPPSSPRVSDGEDEDDYTVTLNITDIPPHGYYVCNATTATATRLPDCYGRGFLDDRCAGVIASPSSPTHYMVVELQPLNGSDEATLLRFSSATGEWEEKDVAYPPSGGLWCSDAVIAAGERLCWVDLSWGVLSCDPFADEPVLDFVEFPLGRLRDGIGCLHCADRELSTRRCAQVSAGRFRLVELSCGDHHGSRRRAVAFRPWMRLQQSQSRSHRKAPRIFMWTLADSDAGEWKVEHRVNFADIWADESYRETGLPKKAPVLALIHPNNPDVVYFFLGKHLFGVDLPARKVVECEVYKLVGPGRKDVSSACIRAWELPAGLRAGVPSENDSCVNEDSSAVLANHS, from the exons atggcgccgccgccgtcgtggaTCATCCTCGGCAACGTGGCGCGGGTGTCGGGCATGGACGCCGGCGCGGACGACCTCCCGCCCGGCGCCGACCTCGCCCTCGCGCTCGCCGTCCCGCCGCGCGTCACCCTGCTCACTGTGCCCCAGCGAGTCTCGCCCGACCCGGACCAGTACCCCATGGTCCTCTCCCTCGACCCCTCCGGCCTCATCCTCCTCTCCATGCCCCCTCCTTCGTCGCCGCGGCCCTCCAGCCCCGACGGCCAGACCCCTTCCTCCTTGTCCGCCTCGAGTTCCGACGACTCCGACGGCGAGGAGGTCACGCTCAACATCACCGACATCGCGCCGCGCCCTCCCCCTCCCTCCTCGCCCCGGGTCtccgacggcgaggacgaggacgactacACGGtcaccctcaacatcaccgaCATCCCGCCCCACGGCTACTACGTCTGcaacgccaccaccgccaccgccacccgccTCCCAGACT GCTACGGCCGCGGCTTCCTCGACGACCGCTGCGCGGGCGTCATCGCGTCCCCGTCGAGCCCCACCCACTACATGGTCGTCGAGCTGCAGCCGCTCAACGGCAGCGACGAGGCCACCCTGCTCCGCTTCTCGTCCGCGACCGGCGAGTGGGAGGAGAAGGACGTGGCGTACCCCCCGTCGGGCGGGCTCTGGTGCAGCGACGCCgtgatcgccgccggcgagaggctCTGCTGGGTGGACCTCTCCTGGGGCGTCCTCTCCTGCGACCCGTTCGCGGACGAGCCGGTCCTGGACTTCGTCGAGTTCCCCCTGGGCAGGCTCCGGGACGGCATCGGCTGCCTCCACTGCGCCGACAGGGAGCTCAGCACGCGCCGCTGCGCGCAGGTGAGCGCTGGCCGGTTCCGCCTCGTGGAGCTCTCTTGCGGTGACCACCACGGCTCTCGGCGCAGGGCCGTCGCGTTCCGGCCTTGGATGAGGCTCCAGCAGAGCCAGTCCCGGAGCCACCGCAAGGCGCCTCGGATCTTCATGTGGACGCTGGCCGATTCGGACGCCGGGGAGTGGAAGGTGGAGCACAGGGTGAACTTCGCGGACATCTGGGCGGATGAGAGCTACAGGGAGACCGGCCTGCCCAAGAAAGCACCGGTGCTCGCGCTAATCCACCCCAACAACCCGGATGTCGTCTACTTCTTCCTCGGCAAGCACCTCTTCGGCGTCGATCTGCCCGCCAGGAAGGTGGTTGAGTGTGAGGTCTACAAGCTGGTCGGGCCGGGCAGGAAAGATGTCTCCTCCGCCTGCATCCGCGCATGGGAGCTGCCGGCAGGGCTTCGTGCAG gtgttccTAGTGAGAATGACAGTTGTGTGAATGAAGACTCTTCTGCTGTGCTAGCTAATCATAGCTGA